One stretch of Corynebacterium auriscanis DNA includes these proteins:
- a CDS encoding putative toxin, whose amino-acid sequence MKNKQLQRQIDALTPQQKGALGESIAKDTFAGQFDEANPRSSYAAISGKTRITDITLNNQSIVETKFVKKQGLTSQLKDGIAQAKAEKAAYHLVTAPETKLSGPLQTAIAEGQVVHHTMSESAIARTITTL is encoded by the coding sequence GTGAAAAATAAGCAGCTGCAACGCCAGATCGATGCGCTGACCCCGCAGCAGAAGGGTGCTTTGGGTGAGTCCATCGCGAAGGATACATTCGCAGGTCAATTCGATGAGGCGAATCCGCGGAGCTCCTACGCTGCTATCAGCGGTAAAACCCGTATCACTGACATTACGCTGAATAATCAATCTATTGTTGAGACGAAGTTCGTCAAAAAGCAAGGGCTCACCTCGCAGCTGAAAGATGGCATAGCTCAAGCGAAAGCAGAAAAAGCTGCGTACCATTTGGTGACGGCCCCAGAGACGAAGCTGTCTGGCCCGTTGCAGACGGCGATCGCGGAGGGACAAGTGGTGCATCACACCATGTCAGAATCTGCGATTGCCCGAACTATTACGACGCTATAG
- a CDS encoding recombinase family protein, which produces MTLRAAIYARISLDLKEEAGVKRQVYLATKQAEADEASLVATYVDNNISAFSGEFRPEYDKLIKSIEADELDVVYVYALDRLTRRTKDTLALFELCERYNVRVRANRGYDIDPSDPASRLTIVILGLIAEQESIDRAARIRAAYEDRARTGRPKTGGRRMLGYGVDGMTVIDDEAQAIRDAAQLVLAGKTLREIVREIFHARDIQSTSGREMSPQTLRDILLNPRVRGISTFNPTDPATGYRLIKNRQILGPGTWPAIIDEATGENLDVVLRDPARRSNHSGNAPTRYLASVLTCTCGDPMYSRSRGRRDGSMQRFYTCKRSNPGGKHVSIGAEIDEFIERVILARMAEPDALRVIQQALAPAEDDAATDELQHLLADRNALLARRESIEESVIAGNIDVDTFGRLENKIAKQVATIESRLAELTAVHDADPLAAELADASDFPEWWEGASVQDKRRLTRLLMEIHILPGRAGAKQFDPNRVQVTWK; this is translated from the coding sequence ATGACCCTTCGTGCTGCCATTTACGCCCGTATTTCGCTCGACCTTAAAGAAGAAGCCGGTGTGAAGCGACAAGTTTACTTGGCTACCAAGCAGGCTGAGGCCGACGAGGCGAGCCTAGTCGCCACCTACGTCGACAACAACATTTCAGCTTTCTCCGGTGAGTTCCGGCCGGAGTATGACAAGCTCATCAAGTCTATTGAGGCCGACGAGCTGGACGTTGTCTACGTGTACGCATTGGATCGGCTCACCCGCCGAACCAAGGACACGTTGGCGCTGTTTGAGCTGTGCGAGCGATACAACGTTCGCGTGCGCGCGAACCGCGGATATGACATCGATCCCTCCGACCCTGCTTCGCGGCTTACCATCGTCATCCTGGGGCTGATCGCCGAGCAGGAGAGCATTGACCGTGCTGCCCGTATTCGTGCAGCCTACGAGGACCGAGCACGTACCGGCCGTCCCAAGACTGGTGGACGTCGGATGCTTGGTTACGGGGTGGACGGTATGACAGTCATCGACGACGAGGCCCAGGCTATCCGCGATGCTGCGCAGTTGGTTCTGGCTGGCAAGACACTGCGCGAAATTGTCCGTGAGATCTTCCATGCCCGCGACATCCAGTCCACTTCCGGCCGAGAGATGTCCCCACAGACGCTGCGAGATATCTTGCTTAACCCTCGCGTACGGGGCATAAGCACCTTCAATCCCACCGACCCTGCGACTGGTTACCGCCTTATTAAGAACAGGCAGATCCTTGGGCCTGGTACGTGGCCGGCAATTATCGACGAGGCAACTGGCGAAAATCTTGATGTCGTGCTTCGTGATCCGGCGCGCCGAAGTAATCACTCCGGCAATGCACCGACGCGTTACCTTGCTTCCGTGCTGACTTGTACCTGCGGTGATCCGATGTATTCACGCAGTCGCGGGCGTAGAGATGGTTCCATGCAGCGCTTCTACACGTGCAAACGCTCAAACCCAGGCGGTAAGCACGTCTCTATCGGCGCCGAAATTGACGAGTTCATCGAGCGTGTCATCTTAGCCCGCATGGCCGAGCCTGATGCCCTGAGGGTCATACAGCAGGCTCTTGCCCCGGCTGAGGACGATGCTGCCACTGACGAGCTTCAGCACTTACTTGCTGATCGGAATGCTCTCTTAGCGCGCCGCGAGAGCATCGAGGAGTCTGTGATCGCCGGTAATATTGACGTTGATACCTTTGGTCGGCTCGAGAATAAGATCGCTAAACAGGTGGCTACCATTGAGTCTCGGCTCGCGGAGCTGACAGCGGTGCATGATGCTGATCCGCTCGCTGCTGAACTGGCAGATGCTTCTGACTTTCCCGAGTGGTGGGAGGGAGCCTCGGTTCAGGATAAGCGGCGGCTCACCCGTCTACTCATGGAAATACATATCCTTCCCGGCAGGGCGGGTGCCAAGCAATTCGACCCGAACCGTGTCCAGGTAACCTGGAAATAA
- a CDS encoding ParA family protein, with the protein MILTVANLKGGSGRTTTALMLAQVASEHGASVRVVDAVYQGHAASTAKYATKEGSPLPFPVDHVPIYQKHPETYPLTDRILNPSSQYDLTIIDTPSHSPAAIRILSPVSDFVIIPAFPSSADFHPTLATVESVAGPCAVLLNRIGRAVTLEAEFLLQLQKKNVNIFDTAIPDIKALRGPFEGRMKDNLYDYEMVAGELQEMLRSKINVAWGTTYKPKSTAVPN; encoded by the coding sequence ATGATTCTAACCGTAGCCAATCTCAAAGGTGGTTCCGGCAGAACTACTACAGCACTGATGCTGGCGCAGGTGGCCAGTGAGCATGGAGCGAGTGTCCGGGTGGTAGATGCCGTCTATCAAGGCCATGCCGCATCAACCGCTAAATACGCGACCAAGGAGGGTAGTCCTCTACCGTTCCCCGTTGACCACGTTCCGATCTACCAGAAGCATCCTGAGACATACCCGCTAACCGATCGAATTCTGAACCCTTCTAGCCAATACGATTTGACGATTATTGACACACCGTCGCACAGCCCCGCAGCCATTCGAATTCTCTCTCCTGTCTCAGATTTCGTGATTATACCGGCATTCCCAAGCAGCGCGGACTTCCACCCAACGCTGGCCACCGTAGAATCAGTGGCAGGGCCCTGTGCAGTACTACTCAATCGCATAGGGCGCGCCGTTACCCTTGAGGCTGAGTTCCTCCTCCAACTCCAGAAAAAGAACGTCAATATTTTCGATACGGCAATCCCGGACATAAAGGCACTCCGGGGACCATTCGAAGGACGTATGAAAGACAATCTCTACGATTACGAAATGGTCGCCGGAGAACTTCAGGAAATGCTCCGAAGTAAGATCAACGTAGCGTGGGGAACGACGTACAAACCTAAAAGCACCGCGGTCCCAAATTAA
- a CDS encoding multicopper oxidase family protein encodes MTSSFSRRQVLLGGLVLAGTGALAACTSDPGPAASAPGPSLRPTPTPTALGEPTVRRTLTARPLSLDIGGIEAKTWGYVSDTGDAAIEATAGDVLQVDITNELPESTSIHWHGIALHNAADGVPGMTQDPIEPGESFSYVFEVPHGGTYFYHSHTGLQLDRGLHAPLIIRDPDDAEDQDVEWTIVLDDWVDGIHGTPDDELDKLTGMGSDDHNGRMGMGGHSQMMHGTPDRVLGGDVGDVMYPHYLINGRIPRAHRTFNARPGDKARLRFINSGGDTIFKVALGGHRMTVTHTDGFPVQPWETESIYLSMGERVDVEVILGDGIFPLTALAVGKDDRAFAVIRTAGGQAPRPDVDFPELSSTGLLLSSLKPADRALLPEGTPDREVSIDLGGQMMPYEWSILTDGQSSSATVQEGQRLRMVMRNRTMMPHPMHIHGHTWALPGSGGLRKDTVLLRHGETMIADLIADNPGEWAFHCHNAYHMETGMVSSLRYE; translated from the coding sequence ATGACAAGTAGTTTTTCCCGGCGACAGGTTCTGCTCGGCGGGCTCGTACTCGCCGGCACCGGCGCCCTGGCCGCCTGCACCAGCGACCCTGGACCCGCTGCCTCGGCACCAGGTCCCTCCCTTCGCCCCACTCCTACCCCCACTGCGCTCGGTGAGCCGACGGTGCGCCGGACACTGACCGCCCGGCCCCTCTCCCTGGATATCGGCGGCATCGAAGCCAAGACGTGGGGATACGTCTCTGACACCGGGGATGCGGCCATTGAGGCCACCGCCGGCGACGTCCTCCAGGTCGATATCACCAATGAACTGCCTGAGAGCACCTCCATCCACTGGCATGGCATCGCACTCCACAACGCAGCCGACGGTGTGCCCGGCATGACCCAGGACCCCATTGAACCTGGCGAGTCTTTCTCCTATGTTTTTGAAGTCCCCCACGGTGGCACCTACTTCTACCATTCCCACACCGGCCTGCAGCTTGATCGCGGCCTCCACGCCCCACTGATCATCCGCGACCCGGACGACGCAGAGGATCAGGACGTCGAGTGGACCATCGTGCTCGACGACTGGGTCGATGGCATTCATGGCACTCCCGACGATGAGCTCGACAAGCTCACCGGAATGGGCTCGGACGACCATAACGGGAGGATGGGAATGGGAGGTCACAGCCAGATGATGCACGGCACCCCGGACCGGGTACTGGGCGGAGATGTCGGCGATGTGATGTATCCGCACTACCTCATCAACGGACGCATTCCCCGGGCGCACCGAACGTTTAATGCCCGACCGGGGGATAAAGCCCGCCTGCGGTTTATCAACTCCGGCGGTGACACCATCTTCAAGGTGGCCCTCGGTGGCCACCGCATGACCGTCACCCACACCGACGGCTTCCCTGTCCAGCCCTGGGAGACCGAATCGATCTACCTGTCGATGGGCGAGCGTGTCGACGTCGAGGTCATCCTCGGCGACGGCATCTTCCCGCTCACGGCTTTGGCGGTGGGTAAGGACGACCGCGCCTTCGCCGTCATCCGCACCGCCGGCGGCCAGGCCCCCCGCCCCGATGTCGACTTCCCCGAGTTGTCGTCCACCGGACTGCTTCTGTCCTCCCTGAAGCCAGCAGACCGTGCACTCCTGCCCGAGGGCACACCAGACCGAGAAGTCAGCATCGACCTGGGCGGGCAGATGATGCCGTATGAATGGAGCATTCTCACCGACGGCCAATCCTCCTCCGCGACCGTGCAGGAGGGCCAGCGCCTGCGGATGGTCATGCGCAACAGGACCATGATGCCCCATCCCATGCACATCCACGGCCACACCTGGGCGCTACCCGGCAGCGGCGGGCTACGCAAGGACACCGTCCTTCTCCGCCACGGTGAAACCATGATCGCCGACCTGATCGCTGACAACCCCGGTGAGTGGGCATTTCACTGCCATAACGCCTATCACATGGAAACCGGGATGGTCAGCTCGCTTCGCTACGAGTAA
- a CDS encoding CueP family metal-binding protein, translating to MKQAAIAAAALALALTGCSAADPEPTADGTVSQDTFLTTHGLAAMDAVEIIDHLDRQKVTERPTDLIASVRADELLLSSDDQEVVVDLPDNQTYVSIAPYLTSTHDCFYHSLTTCLGELDNEDIQVTITDEATGEVLVDEATTTFDNGFVGFWLPDEATGTIEITHQGRTGVTEFSTTEDGATCVTDLRLT from the coding sequence GTGAAACAAGCAGCGATCGCAGCCGCCGCCCTTGCCCTCGCCCTCACGGGGTGTTCGGCCGCCGACCCGGAACCTACCGCCGACGGGACGGTGTCCCAGGATACATTCCTGACTACCCATGGCCTGGCCGCCATGGACGCGGTGGAGATCATTGATCACCTCGACCGGCAGAAGGTCACTGAGCGTCCCACGGATCTGATCGCCTCCGTGCGTGCCGATGAACTGCTGCTCTCGAGCGATGACCAGGAAGTCGTGGTCGATCTTCCCGACAATCAGACGTATGTCTCGATCGCACCCTATCTCACCTCCACCCACGACTGCTTCTACCACAGCCTCACGACCTGCCTGGGGGAACTCGACAATGAGGATATCCAGGTCACGATCACCGATGAGGCGACCGGTGAGGTGCTGGTGGACGAGGCGACAACCACCTTCGACAACGGGTTTGTCGGCTTCTGGCTTCCCGATGAGGCCACCGGCACCATCGAGATCACCCATCAGGGGCGCACCGGTGTCACCGAGTTCTCCACCACCGAGGACGGGGCCACCTGTGTCACGGACCTGCGCCTGACCTGA
- a CDS encoding response regulator transcription factor, whose product MADRTPTTATPPGRVLVVDDEQPLAQMVASYLIRAGFDTRQAHTGTQAVDEARRFSPDVVVLDLGLPELDGLEVCRRIRTFSDCYILMLTARGSEDDKISGLTLGADDYITKPFSIRELVTRVHAVLRRPRTSTTPPQVTTPLIVGDLILDPVAHQVRVGETTVELTRTEFELLVALALRPGQVLTRHDLVTEVWDTTWVGDERIVDVHIGNLRRKLGTDTRGRGFIDTVRGVGYRVGQP is encoded by the coding sequence ATGGCTGACCGCACACCGACCACCGCCACGCCCCCGGGGCGGGTGCTGGTCGTCGATGATGAACAACCCCTGGCTCAGATGGTGGCCTCCTACCTCATCCGGGCCGGCTTTGACACCCGCCAGGCGCACACCGGCACCCAGGCCGTGGACGAGGCCCGTCGCTTTTCCCCCGATGTTGTGGTGCTGGATCTGGGGCTGCCCGAACTCGACGGCCTGGAGGTGTGCCGACGGATCCGCACCTTCTCGGACTGCTACATCCTCATGCTCACCGCGCGTGGCAGCGAGGACGACAAGATCAGCGGTTTGACCCTGGGGGCGGATGACTACATCACCAAACCTTTTAGCATCCGGGAACTGGTGACCCGGGTGCATGCGGTGCTGCGCCGCCCGCGCACCAGCACCACCCCACCGCAGGTGACCACCCCCTTGATCGTTGGTGACCTCATCCTTGACCCCGTCGCCCATCAGGTGCGGGTGGGGGAGACGACCGTGGAGCTCACCCGCACGGAGTTCGAGCTGCTGGTTGCCCTGGCCCTGCGCCCCGGCCAGGTGCTGACCCGACACGACCTGGTCACCGAGGTCTGGGACACCACCTGGGTCGGTGATGAACGCATCGTCGATGTCCACATCGGCAACTTGCGTCGCAAGCTCGGCACCGACACCCGGGGCCGGGGGTTTATCGACACCGTGCGTGGCGTGGGCTACCGGGTGGGGCAGCCATGA
- a CDS encoding sensor histidine kinase, with protein sequence MNHGPGLTFRFLAAQVLVVVISLLVAAAVATVVGPTLFHDHMLMTGREDPSLELFHAEQAYRDANLITLAVALPTALISALLASLWLSRRLRTPLQDLTRAATSLTAGNYRIRVPAGEAGPEVTTLAHAFNTMADRLEHTEQVRRQMLSDLAHEMGTPLSVLTVYLDGLQDGVVDWNNATHTIMADQLTRLTRLMEDIDDVSRAQEHRIDLDLAEEGLGDLLHTAAAAAGEAYADKGVDLQVETITDTARVLVDRQRFGQVMSNLLSNALRHTPAGGQVRISVHRQGASTALIHVADDGEGIPPGQLGHIFERFYRGDAARSRDNGGAGIGLTISKALIEAHGGTLTATSPGPGAGSVFTIRLPLHQENVSLMLSDPHSRGQ encoded by the coding sequence ATGAATCACGGACCCGGCCTGACCTTCCGCTTCCTGGCCGCCCAGGTGTTGGTCGTGGTGATTAGCCTGCTGGTTGCCGCGGCCGTGGCCACGGTGGTGGGCCCGACCCTGTTCCATGATCATATGTTGATGACCGGCCGGGAGGACCCCTCGCTGGAGCTGTTCCATGCCGAGCAGGCCTACCGGGACGCCAACCTGATCACCCTGGCCGTCGCCCTGCCCACCGCCTTGATCAGCGCCCTGCTGGCCAGCCTGTGGTTATCGCGTCGCCTGCGCACCCCCCTGCAGGATCTCACCCGCGCCGCTACCAGCCTGACGGCCGGCAACTACCGTATCCGCGTGCCCGCCGGAGAAGCAGGCCCCGAGGTCACCACCCTGGCGCATGCCTTCAACACCATGGCCGACCGGCTGGAACACACCGAACAGGTCCGCCGCCAGATGCTCTCTGATCTGGCCCACGAAATGGGCACCCCCTTATCGGTGCTCACGGTCTACCTCGATGGTCTCCAGGACGGGGTCGTGGACTGGAATAATGCCACCCACACGATCATGGCTGACCAACTCACCCGCCTGACCCGGTTGATGGAAGACATCGACGATGTCTCCCGGGCCCAGGAACACCGGATCGATTTGGACCTGGCGGAGGAAGGGCTCGGGGATCTGCTCCATACCGCCGCTGCTGCCGCGGGGGAAGCTTATGCTGACAAAGGCGTCGATTTACAGGTCGAGACCATTACGGACACAGCCCGGGTGCTCGTGGACCGGCAACGCTTCGGCCAGGTGATGAGCAATCTCCTGTCGAACGCGCTACGGCACACCCCGGCCGGCGGGCAGGTCCGGATCAGCGTCCACCGACAGGGGGCGTCCACCGCGCTCATCCACGTCGCCGATGACGGCGAGGGCATCCCACCTGGCCAGCTCGGACACATCTTCGAACGCTTCTACCGGGGGGATGCCGCCCGCAGCCGGGACAACGGCGGGGCCGGTATCGGTCTGACCATCTCCAAGGCATTGATCGAGGCCCACGGCGGCACTCTCACCGCCACCTCTCCTGGCCCCGGTGCCGGATCGGTCTTCACCATCCGTCTTCCCCTGCACCAGGAAAACGTGTCCCTGATGCTCAGTGACCCCCACTCCCGGGGACAATAA
- a CDS encoding heavy-metal-associated domain-containing protein, with product MTTPTSPLLPLASDGCGCCAPSTPSATVSAPAVAAATDATPEGPTTYQVTGMTCGHCAGNVTEAVSALPQVDDVQVDLIAGGVSIVTVTGSVPLKTVHRAIEETGYTVLS from the coding sequence ATGACCACCCCGACTTCCCCCTTGCTGCCGCTGGCCTCCGACGGTTGTGGATGCTGCGCGCCCTCTACGCCGTCCGCGACCGTCTCCGCCCCGGCCGTGGCCGCGGCAACCGACGCAACACCTGAAGGTCCCACCACCTACCAGGTCACAGGCATGACCTGCGGACACTGCGCCGGCAACGTCACCGAGGCGGTGAGCGCTCTACCCCAGGTCGACGACGTCCAGGTCGACCTCATCGCCGGTGGGGTCTCCATCGTCACGGTCACGGGTTCCGTGCCCCTGAAAACCGTCCACCGGGCAATTGAGGAGACCGGCTACACCGTCTTGTCCTGA
- a CDS encoding copper-translocating P-type ATPase, whose product MSTPHHHGDHPAPETDHTHHPNHAGHEHHADAATHDQAMPHDHPHSTVDEEHQVHDHGEHAGHSAAMFRDRFWWSLILSVPVVFFSPMFADLLGYNIPEIPGAYLIPPVLGTIIFLYGGTPFLKGAMTELKSRQPGMMLLIAMAIAVAFIASWVTTLGLGGFHLDFWWELALLVTIMLLGHWLEMRALGGASSALDALAELLPDEAEKVVDGTTRTVAISELAVDDVVLVRAGARVPADGTIIDGAAEFDEAMITGESRPVFRDTGETVVAGTVATDNTVRVRVEATGGDTALAGIQRMVADAQASSSRAQALADRAAAFLFWFALIAALITAVVWTIIGSPDDAVVRAVTVLIIACPHALGLAIPLVIAISTERAAKSGVLIKDRLALEHMRTIDVVLFDKTGTLTEGAHAVTDIMAADGITEGELLSLAAAAEADSEHPVARAIVAAAAAHPEASRRPLRATGFTAASGRGIRATVDGTQILVGGPNMLREFSLTIPGELTDITGSWTQRGAGVLHVVRDGEIIGAVAVEDKIRPESRAAVRALQARGVKVAMITGDATQVAQAVGKDLGIDEVFAEVLPQDKDTKVTQLQERGLSVAMVGDGVNDAPALARAEVGIAIGAGTDVAMESAGVVLASDDPRAVLSMIELSHASYRKMVQNLVWASGYNILAVPLAAGVLAPIGFVLSPAVGAILMSLSTIIVALTAQLLRRIDLDPAHLAPTNG is encoded by the coding sequence ATGAGCACTCCCCACCACCACGGTGATCACCCCGCTCCGGAAACAGACCACACCCACCACCCGAATCATGCCGGTCACGAGCACCATGCGGATGCCGCCACCCACGACCAGGCCATGCCGCACGATCATCCGCATTCCACTGTCGATGAAGAACACCAGGTCCACGATCACGGTGAACACGCCGGCCACAGCGCCGCGATGTTCCGGGACCGCTTCTGGTGGTCGCTGATCCTGTCGGTTCCGGTGGTGTTCTTCAGCCCGATGTTCGCCGACCTGCTGGGATATAATATTCCGGAGATTCCGGGAGCCTACTTGATTCCTCCGGTCCTGGGCACGATCATCTTCCTCTACGGCGGCACCCCCTTCCTCAAGGGCGCAATGACCGAGCTGAAATCCCGCCAACCGGGCATGATGCTCCTGATCGCCATGGCGATCGCCGTGGCGTTTATCGCCTCCTGGGTCACCACCCTGGGGCTGGGCGGGTTCCACCTAGATTTCTGGTGGGAACTGGCCCTGCTGGTGACCATCATGCTGCTGGGCCACTGGCTGGAGATGCGCGCTCTTGGTGGAGCCTCCTCCGCGCTTGACGCGCTGGCAGAGCTCCTGCCCGATGAGGCCGAGAAGGTCGTCGACGGGACCACCCGCACCGTAGCGATCTCAGAGCTAGCCGTCGACGATGTCGTGCTGGTCCGAGCCGGTGCCCGCGTCCCGGCCGACGGGACCATCATCGACGGAGCGGCCGAATTCGATGAGGCCATGATCACCGGTGAATCCCGCCCCGTCTTCCGGGATACCGGTGAGACCGTGGTGGCCGGCACCGTGGCCACCGACAACACCGTCCGGGTCCGGGTGGAGGCCACCGGTGGGGACACTGCCCTGGCAGGCATCCAGCGCATGGTCGCCGATGCCCAGGCCTCCTCCTCCCGGGCCCAGGCCCTGGCCGATCGAGCCGCAGCCTTCCTGTTCTGGTTCGCCCTGATCGCGGCCCTGATCACCGCCGTGGTCTGGACCATCATCGGCAGCCCCGATGATGCCGTGGTCCGCGCGGTGACCGTGCTGATCATCGCCTGTCCGCACGCCCTGGGCCTGGCCATCCCCCTGGTCATCGCGATCTCCACCGAGCGGGCCGCGAAATCCGGGGTGCTCATCAAGGACCGGTTGGCCTTGGAGCACATGCGCACCATCGACGTGGTCTTGTTTGATAAGACCGGCACCCTGACCGAAGGCGCACACGCCGTCACCGACATCATGGCTGCCGACGGCATTACCGAGGGCGAGCTGCTGTCCCTGGCCGCCGCCGCCGAGGCCGATAGCGAGCATCCCGTGGCCCGGGCGATCGTGGCTGCCGCGGCCGCACACCCGGAGGCCTCACGCCGCCCACTGCGCGCAACCGGTTTCACCGCCGCCTCCGGCCGCGGGATCCGGGCCACTGTCGATGGCACCCAAATCCTCGTGGGTGGGCCGAACATGTTGCGCGAATTCAGTCTGACCATCCCGGGTGAGCTCACCGACATCACCGGTTCCTGGACGCAGCGAGGCGCCGGAGTGCTCCACGTCGTCCGCGACGGTGAGATCATCGGTGCCGTGGCCGTCGAGGACAAGATCCGCCCCGAATCCCGCGCGGCGGTGCGCGCCCTGCAGGCCCGCGGGGTGAAGGTGGCGATGATCACCGGTGACGCCACCCAGGTCGCCCAGGCAGTGGGCAAGGATCTGGGGATCGATGAGGTCTTCGCCGAGGTTCTGCCGCAGGACAAGGACACCAAGGTCACCCAGCTGCAGGAGCGCGGTCTGAGCGTGGCCATGGTCGGCGACGGTGTCAATGACGCCCCGGCCCTGGCCCGGGCCGAGGTCGGTATTGCGATTGGCGCGGGTACAGATGTGGCGATGGAGTCCGCCGGGGTGGTCCTGGCCAGTGATGATCCCCGGGCCGTGCTGTCGATGATCGAGCTCTCCCATGCCAGCTACCGCAAGATGGTCCAGAACCTGGTCTGGGCCTCTGGCTACAACATCCTCGCCGTTCCCCTGGCCGCCGGAGTGCTCGCCCCTATCGGGTTCGTGCTGTCCCCGGCCGTGGGCGCGATCTTGATGTCCCTGTCCACGATCATCGTCGCCCTCACCGCCCAGCTGCTACGCCGGATCGACCTGGACCCGGCTCACCTGGCTCCGACCAACGGCTGA
- a CDS encoding helix-turn-helix domain-containing protein — protein sequence MSQDDRIEIADGLDAGEPVKQIAARIGNSYQSVGGVH from the coding sequence TTGTCGCAGGATGATCGAATAGAGATCGCCGATGGGCTCGACGCTGGCGAGCCGGTGAAGCAGATCGCCGCGCGTATCGGGAACAGCTACCAGAGTGTGGGGGGTGTCCACTAA
- a CDS encoding metal-sensitive transcriptional regulator, which yields MDALTPDQTVPADDASGTCYPTHGYINDKDRYLARLKRIEGQVRGLHRMVDEEQYCIDILTQVSAVNSALRNVALGLLDDHMKHCVRDAAQLGGEEADAKFQEVTDAIARFARS from the coding sequence ATGGATGCCCTCACCCCTGATCAGACCGTTCCCGCCGACGATGCGTCAGGCACCTGCTACCCCACCCACGGTTATATCAACGACAAGGACCGCTACCTCGCCCGCCTCAAGCGCATCGAGGGCCAGGTCCGGGGTCTTCACCGCATGGTCGACGAGGAGCAGTACTGCATCGACATCCTCACCCAGGTCTCCGCGGTCAACTCCGCGCTGCGCAACGTTGCCCTAGGCCTGCTGGATGACCACATGAAGCATTGTGTGCGCGACGCCGCCCAGCTGGGAGGCGAGGAGGCGGATGCGAAGTTCCAGGAAGTCACCGACGCCATCGCCCGCTTCGCCCGCTCCTAA
- a CDS encoding YHS domain-containing protein gives MSDSSCGCGHSDNTQTSAPESLTLTSTPANAEGTIGETAECPVMAGTPVIKAEAEAKGLYRDYEGQRYWLCCPGCGPKFDANPAQYAHAG, from the coding sequence ATGTCTGACTCCTCTTGCGGCTGCGGCCACTCCGACAACACCCAGACCTCCGCTCCGGAGTCCCTGACCCTCACCTCTACCCCGGCAAACGCCGAGGGCACCATCGGCGAGACGGCCGAATGCCCCGTCATGGCCGGCACCCCGGTTATCAAGGCCGAGGCAGAAGCCAAGGGCCTCTACCGTGACTACGAGGGCCAGCGTTACTGGCTCTGCTGCCCCGGCTGCGGCCCGAAGTTTGACGCCAACCCCGCCCAGTACGCCCACGCAGGCTGA